A window from Zingiber officinale cultivar Zhangliang chromosome 7A, Zo_v1.1, whole genome shotgun sequence encodes these proteins:
- the LOC121999879 gene encoding anthocyanidin 3-O-glucosyltransferase 7-like — MASAHSLPLQTPSHVVLVAFPFGTHVAPLLSLARCVAAAAPSTTLSFITTPQSLASLPPVPAGNIQLVPISDGVPDKADPPLGEQEKISMFLAMMPGSLRAALDAAVKKAGGEAVSCVVSDAFLWMAGEEAEAAGVPWVTLWTGGPTSLLAHQHTDLLRDAIGTGEQATAQQDESLGLFIPALSAHRVRDLPEGVVSGPIGSPFSRLLHRMGKSLPNAAAVLLNTARGLDGVIDAELEVSIPHHLHVGPLHLLASPQALANLEPDINGCLPWLDLHASASVAYVSFGSVMTPAPAELAELAQGVEASGAPFLWSLKDQARELLPQGFLERTRERGLVVSWAPQQGVLRHAAVGVFVTHCGWNSVLEAVASGVPMICRPFFGDQRLNASTLSLVWGIGVGFEGGSMTKEGVVGALETVLKSEEGKRMKSKAGELKATVAKAVQPDGSSPANFNKFLDYVIGAKY, encoded by the exons ATGGCCTCCGCCCACAGTCTGCCCCTGCAGACTCCGTCGCACGTGGTTCTAGTCGCCTTTCCTTTCGGCACCCACGTAGCGCCGCTCCTGTCTCTCGCACGCTGTGTTGCCGCTGCGGCGCCTAGCACCACGCTGTCCTTCATCACCACTCCGCAGTCCCTCGCTTCACTGCCTCCCGTCCCAGCTGGCAACATCCAGCTCGTCCCCATCTCCGACGGGGTGCCGGACAAGGCGGATCCTCCCTTGGGCGAACAGGAGAAGATATCGATGTTCCTGGCAATGATGCCGGGGAGCCTTCGGGCGGCGCTGGATGCCGCGGTGAAGAAGGCCGGCGGGGAGGCGGTCAGCTGCGTGGTGAGCGATGCTTTTTTGTGGATGGCAGGGGAGGAGGCAGAGGCGGCAGGCGTGCCTTGGGTAACCCTGTGGACCGGCGGGCCAACGTCGCTTTTGGCACACCAACACACCGATCTTCTCCGCGACGCCATCGGCACTGGTGAACAAG CCACCGCACAGCAAGATGAGTCGCTTGGCCTATTCATCCCTGCTCTGTCGGCGCATCGAGTCCGGGATCTCCCCGAGGGCGTCGTGTCCGGCCCAATCGGCTCCCCGTTCTCGCGCCTCCTCCACCGAATGGGCAAGAGCCTCCCTAATGCCGCCGCCGTCCTCCTCAACACCGCTCGCGGTCTCGACGGGGTGATTGACGCCGAGCTCGAAGTCAGCATTCCCCATCACCTGCACGTAGGTCCCCTGCACCTCCTCGCTTCGCCCCAGGCGCTTGCAAACCTAGAGCCAGACATTAACGGCTGCCTCCCGTGGCTTGATCTCCACGCGTCTGCTAGCGTAGCCTATGTCAGCTTCGGCTCCGTCATGACCCCGGCGCCGGCGGAATTAGCGGAGCTGGCGCAGGGGGTGGAGGCCAGTGGGGCGCCGTTCCTCTGGTCGCTCAAGGACCAGGCGAGGGAGCTCCTGCCGCAGGGTTTCTTGGAGCGGACAAGGGAAAGGGGGCTCGTCGTCAGCTGGGCGCCGCAGCAGGGCGTGCTGCGGCACGCGGCGGTCGGCGTTTTCGTTACTCACTGTGGCTGGAACTCGGTGCTGGAAGCGGTGGCTTCCGGTGTGCCGATGATCTGCCGGCCGTTCTTCGGCGACCAGAGGCTGAACGCGAGTACCTTGTCCCTCGTCTGGGGGATCGGGGTGGGGTTTGAAGGCGGATCGATGACGAAGGAAGGGGTGGTGGGGGCGCTGGAGACAGTTCTGAAGAGCGAGGAAGGGAAAAGAATGAAGTCGAAGGCGGGAGAACTCAAGGCCACGGTGGCTAAGGCGGTGCAGCCTGACGGGAGCTCGCCGGCGAACTTTAACAAGTTTTTGGACTACGTAATCGGTGCAAAATACTAG